The Psychromonas sp. MME1 genome window below encodes:
- a CDS encoding competence/damage-inducible protein A, whose product MNKTADVEILIVGNEILSGDIVDSNTNWLCKFIHQRGGAVSRVTVVPDVIEVIADAVRAAVSRQVDILFTSGGLGPTSDDLTLQAVAKGSDRDLVLHSEALELVRKQYDHFFEAGIMSQGGLNPAREKMAYLPVGSEPIINPIGTAPAVFLPLQQTTIISVPGVPSELQAIIEQSLQPFLDSVFVGGAAISKRVTVSCNDESLLESVLLPVVKNYPEIYTKSLATTIGEKPEMDIIMSISGIGEKTFILEKAFQELCDGLTRLGFAIKKC is encoded by the coding sequence ATGAACAAAACTGCTGATGTAGAGATACTGATTGTTGGCAATGAAATATTAAGTGGTGATATTGTTGATAGTAATACGAATTGGTTGTGTAAATTTATTCATCAACGAGGAGGGGCGGTAAGCCGTGTAACCGTCGTCCCGGATGTTATCGAAGTTATTGCCGACGCGGTTCGTGCTGCTGTATCAAGGCAGGTCGATATCCTTTTTACTTCTGGCGGTTTAGGACCAACGTCGGATGACTTAACACTTCAAGCGGTGGCAAAAGGGAGTGACCGCGACCTTGTCTTACATAGCGAAGCACTTGAATTGGTGCGTAAGCAGTATGATCATTTTTTCGAAGCGGGCATTATGTCACAGGGTGGGTTAAACCCTGCACGGGAAAAAATGGCTTATTTGCCTGTTGGCAGTGAGCCAATTATTAATCCCATTGGTACTGCTCCAGCGGTTTTTTTACCGTTACAACAGACCACCATAATAAGTGTCCCGGGTGTACCTTCGGAATTACAAGCAATTATTGAACAATCATTGCAACCCTTTTTAGATAGCGTTTTTGTCGGTGGTGCTGCTATATCGAAGCGCGTAACGGTCAGTTGCAACGATGAATCGCTGCTCGAATCGGTTTTGCTGCCCGTTGTGAAAAACTATCCCGAAATATATACCAAGTCATTAGCGACAACGATTGGTGAAAAACCGGAGATGGATATTATTATGTCCATATCGGGTATCGGTGAAAAAACTTTCATTTTAGAAAAAGCCTTTCAGGAATTATGTGATGGCCTCACTCGGCTTGGTTTCGCCATCAAAAAATGCTAA
- a CDS encoding mechanosensitive ion channel family protein — MITFSQVAAFFNLNVITIGNQPITVGNVLIIPAFIVFGLWFTKFMVKFITKRLASRNTNPNVIHLLQRLFYVLAIVILVITTLDMINVPITAFAFLSGAIAIGFGFGAQNIINNFISGWILIWEKPIRIRDFLEVDGAKGTVEEINTRSTKIRRIDGVHMLIPNSKLLENTVINWTLVDQLVRTSVRIGVAYGSSARQVADLILQAAKEQPEVLKDSPPIVSFEDFGDNALIFEVNFWINSNVEGGLRIVRSNIRFRIDELFSENNIVIAFPQRDVHIDGSLTINRQR, encoded by the coding sequence ATGATAACATTTTCACAAGTTGCTGCCTTTTTTAATCTAAATGTGATAACAATCGGTAATCAGCCCATTACCGTGGGTAATGTACTTATTATTCCCGCATTTATAGTCTTTGGATTATGGTTCACCAAATTTATGGTGAAGTTTATTACTAAGCGTTTAGCTTCACGTAATACCAATCCCAATGTTATTCATTTGCTGCAACGACTTTTTTATGTTTTAGCCATTGTCATTTTAGTTATCACCACATTAGACATGATTAATGTGCCGATTACCGCCTTTGCTTTTCTCTCAGGTGCGATTGCTATCGGTTTTGGTTTTGGTGCACAAAATATCATTAACAATTTTATCAGTGGTTGGATTTTAATATGGGAAAAGCCGATTAGAATTAGAGACTTCCTTGAAGTTGATGGGGCAAAGGGGACAGTTGAGGAGATTAATACGCGCTCGACTAAAATTCGTCGTATTGATGGCGTCCATATGCTTATTCCAAATAGTAAATTATTGGAAAACACCGTTATCAATTGGACGCTGGTCGACCAACTAGTTCGAACATCTGTACGTATCGGAGTGGCTTATGGCTCATCAGCACGTCAGGTAGCAGATTTAATTCTACAAGCCGCTAAGGAGCAACCTGAAGTTTTAAAAGATTCACCACCCATTGTATCCTTTGAAGATTTTGGTGATAACGCCCTTATTTTTGAGGTGAATTTTTGGATTAATTCCAATGTAGAAGGGGGGCTGCGTATTGTCCGTAGTAATATCCGTTTTAGAATCGATGAGCTATTTAGTGAAAATAATATCGTTATTGCCTTCCCACAACGTGATGTACATATTGATGGCTCGCTAACGATTAATCGTCAGCGCTAA